One window from the genome of Marinobacter sp. LV10R510-11A encodes:
- a CDS encoding DUF3080 domain-containing protein, whose product MTGARTGKLFVSAVVACLLAGCNPFSDARPMMDEYVERVGRVLDVEPEFSDIPASEQMPRRRNRVLPMPELELGMLDFLSLYRCELQYVVGEKNSVMGKVMQPGNRLRYEVRFIRTAGDCLITVDEEGLQDVLKQAIISKREFLPIAIWNATWGVEEVETLFTLAKGEYPVEATDPLSDLARNARQLNKAVTALLEQDLDVDLDFLGQVHQRWQAEYRAGQLINSAHLVTARLGDATHLIRQRLDNRPLCLNGKPNNQADIVHGMFFSIYIGKIQPYLADLRRARTDLIEPLSELAAMQVDVMPAHFQGWYESTLALKGNKSIWANLDKAVTAHTTSWQTLLEQCGLRPGV is encoded by the coding sequence ATGACAGGAGCTCGAACTGGCAAACTGTTTGTCTCGGCTGTGGTGGCGTGTTTGCTGGCGGGATGTAATCCGTTCTCGGATGCCCGTCCGATGATGGACGAATACGTGGAGCGGGTTGGCCGAGTTCTGGATGTGGAACCAGAGTTTTCGGACATTCCAGCATCCGAGCAAATGCCGAGGCGCCGCAACCGAGTGTTACCAATGCCTGAGCTGGAGTTGGGCATGCTGGACTTCTTGTCACTCTACCGCTGTGAACTGCAATACGTGGTTGGAGAGAAAAACTCTGTGATGGGCAAGGTGATGCAGCCCGGTAATCGCCTGCGCTACGAAGTTCGTTTTATCCGCACTGCCGGCGATTGCTTGATTACTGTAGATGAGGAAGGGCTTCAAGATGTTTTAAAGCAGGCCATCATCAGCAAGCGTGAATTTTTGCCTATCGCCATCTGGAACGCAACCTGGGGCGTGGAGGAAGTCGAAACGCTGTTCACACTCGCCAAAGGTGAGTATCCCGTAGAGGCTACAGACCCGCTCTCGGATCTTGCCCGGAACGCGCGCCAGTTAAACAAAGCAGTGACAGCGCTTTTAGAGCAAGATCTCGATGTGGATTTAGACTTTTTGGGTCAGGTGCATCAGCGCTGGCAGGCGGAATACCGAGCAGGCCAGCTGATCAATAGCGCTCATCTCGTCACGGCCCGCCTCGGGGATGCGACACATCTTATTCGCCAGCGCCTAGACAACCGCCCGCTGTGCTTGAACGGCAAACCCAATAACCAAGCTGACATTGTTCACGGCATGTTCTTCAGCATCTATATCGGAAAAATCCAGCCTTACCTCGCTGACCTGCGACGAGCTCGCACGGATCTAATAGAGCCGTTATCTGAATTGGCGGCGATGCAGGTTGATGTGATGCCGGCGCACTTCCAAGGATGGTATGAGTCAACGTTGGCGCTGAAGGGAAACAAAAGCATTTGGGCGAACCTGGATAAAGCCGTAACCGCCCACACCACAAGCTGGCAAACACTTCTTGAGCAGTGCGGGCTAAGGCCTGGAGTATAG
- a CDS encoding 1,2-dihydroxy-3-keto-5-methylthiopentene dioxygenase, with product MTTLSIFDAHNPETALTVTDNPAEIGQLLKDKGIRFERWPTQDLPADATQEKILEAYSSEISKLKAESGFQTADVVSLNPDNPQKDAFRQKFLDEHTHSEDEVRFFVRGQGIFYLHLGDQVFAVQCQKNDLISVPEGTQHWFDMGPEPEFTCIRLFTNTEGWVADFTGEDIAVRLPRFEALGGTAV from the coding sequence ATGACGACTCTGAGTATTTTTGACGCGCACAACCCGGAAACGGCTCTGACGGTAACGGATAACCCCGCAGAAATCGGTCAGCTACTGAAAGATAAGGGTATCCGCTTTGAGCGCTGGCCAACGCAGGATTTGCCGGCCGATGCGACTCAGGAAAAGATTCTGGAAGCCTATAGTAGTGAGATCTCGAAGTTGAAGGCTGAAAGCGGTTTTCAGACCGCCGATGTGGTTAGCCTCAATCCGGACAATCCCCAGAAAGACGCCTTCCGGCAGAAGTTTCTGGATGAGCACACTCATAGCGAAGACGAGGTACGCTTTTTTGTGCGCGGGCAGGGCATATTCTATCTGCATCTTGGTGATCAGGTCTTTGCGGTTCAGTGCCAGAAAAACGATCTAATCAGCGTGCCTGAAGGCACACAACACTGGTTTGATATGGGCCCTGAGCCTGAGTTTACTTGTATTCGCCTGTTTACCAACACCGAAGGCTGGGTTGCAGATTTTACCGGCGAGGATATCGCCGTGCGCTTACCACGGTTTGAGGCATTGGGAGGAACCGCCGTATGA
- the mtnC gene encoding acireductone synthase translates to MIRVILTDIEGTTSSISFVHDVLFPYAAEHLPAFIREQQASPDVSEQLDLVADESGANRKDIEALIKTLQGWIREDRKATPLKALQGMVWEQGYQQGELKGHIYEDAAQYLQNWHDRGLRLYVYSSGSVKAQKLIFGFTTAGDFTSFFSGYFDTRIGGKKEPEAYRNILKELGVEAETILFLSDVEAELEAAETAGMKTAWLVRDGDLPKTGRFVARDFAEVDGLLKRR, encoded by the coding sequence ATGATCCGGGTGATTCTTACGGATATTGAGGGTACAACCAGCTCAATATCCTTTGTGCACGACGTACTGTTTCCCTACGCGGCGGAGCACCTGCCGGCGTTTATCCGCGAGCAGCAGGCCTCCCCTGACGTTTCAGAGCAGCTTGATCTAGTGGCAGATGAATCCGGAGCGAATCGAAAAGATATCGAGGCGCTGATTAAAACGCTCCAAGGATGGATTCGCGAAGACCGCAAAGCGACGCCGCTCAAAGCGCTTCAGGGTATGGTCTGGGAACAGGGGTATCAGCAAGGCGAGCTTAAAGGCCATATCTACGAGGATGCCGCACAATATCTACAAAACTGGCACGACCGAGGGCTGCGTTTGTACGTTTATTCGTCGGGCTCGGTTAAAGCCCAAAAACTGATTTTCGGCTTTACCACGGCGGGTGATTTCACGTCGTTTTTCTCCGGGTACTTCGACACCCGAATTGGTGGCAAGAAAGAGCCGGAAGCCTACAGAAATATTCTCAAGGAGCTTGGTGTAGAAGCCGAGACGATACTGTTCCTCTCAGATGTTGAAGCTGAGCTGGAAGCCGCTGAAACTGCTGGTATGAAAACAGCTTGGCTAGTTCGCGACGGAGATTTGCCGAAGACAGGGCGGTTTGTCGCAAGAGACTTTGCCGAGGTGGATGGCCTGCTGAAAAGACGATAA